The following coding sequences lie in one Eubacterium ventriosum genomic window:
- the xseA gene encoding exodeoxyribonuclease VII large subunit: MASIYTVGQVNNYIKRMFNQDFALNNIYIKGEVSNCKYHTSGHIYFTLKDRTGVISAIMFAGNRSGLKFKMEEGQKVVVLGSVSVYERDGKYQIYAKEIILEGAGLLYQRFEQLKVELEEMGLFDPMYKKPIPRYATRIGICTAQTGAAIQDIINITTRRNPYVQLYLYPCLVQGADAAKDIVNGIRCLDSMNLDTIIVGRGGGSIEDLWAFNEKIVAEAIFNCNTPIISAVGHETDTTIADYVSDRRAPTPSAAAELAVFDYMEFENKLQNYRKMLTTYEKHFIEKYKLLTKNLENSIQMYSPKNMLLTRKQYISDLQMHLTDCFHTILDSRKHMLQIYAVRLNGLSPLNKISKGFAYVANDSGESIKTVEQLKKGDNINLTISDGKIKASVLEVQGENNGE; this comes from the coding sequence ATGGCATCCATATATACTGTAGGACAGGTAAACAATTATATAAAAAGAATGTTTAATCAGGACTTTGCCTTAAATAATATCTATATAAAAGGCGAGGTAAGTAACTGCAAATATCACACATCGGGACATATTTATTTTACGTTAAAGGATAGAACCGGAGTTATATCCGCAATTATGTTTGCAGGTAACAGGTCAGGACTTAAATTTAAGATGGAAGAAGGTCAGAAGGTTGTTGTCCTTGGCAGCGTAAGTGTTTATGAAAGAGATGGAAAGTACCAGATATATGCTAAGGAGATTATATTAGAAGGGGCAGGGTTACTTTATCAAAGATTTGAGCAATTAAAAGTTGAACTTGAAGAAATGGGACTTTTTGATCCTATGTATAAGAAACCTATTCCAAGATATGCTACAAGAATTGGAATATGTACAGCACAGACAGGTGCGGCAATACAAGATATTATTAATATAACAACCAGACGTAATCCGTATGTGCAACTTTATTTGTATCCATGCCTTGTGCAGGGGGCTGATGCAGCAAAAGACATTGTTAACGGAATAAGATGTCTTGACTCAATGAATCTTGACACCATTATTGTAGGCCGTGGTGGTGGCTCTATAGAGGATTTGTGGGCTTTTAATGAAAAGATTGTGGCAGAAGCCATTTTTAATTGCAATACCCCTATTATATCTGCAGTAGGACATGAAACAGATACAACAATAGCAGATTATGTTTCGGACAGAAGAGCACCTACTCCGTCGGCAGCGGCAGAATTGGCAGTGTTTGATTATATGGAATTTGAAAATAAGTTGCAGAATTATAGAAAGATGCTTACAACTTACGAAAAACATTTTATTGAAAAATACAAATTACTTACTAAGAATCTGGAAAATAGTATTCAGATGTATAGTCCTAAGAATATGTTACTTACAAGAAAGCAATATATATCTGACTTGCAGATGCATCTTACAGATTGTTTTCATACTATTTTGGATAGTAGAAAACATATGCTTCAGATATACGCAGTAAGACTTAACGGATTATCTCCACTTAATAAGATTTCAAAAGGCTTTGCCTATGTTGCAAATGATTCAGGAGAATCAATTAAAACAGTGGAACAACTTAAAAAAGGAGATAATATTAATCTGACAATTTCAGACGGAAAAATAAAAGCAAGTGTATTGGAAGTTCAGGGAGAAAATAATGGAGAATAA
- the xseB gene encoding exodeoxyribonuclease VII small subunit, translating to MENNTENNVTGIIEENNTENNMNNTENVGIEDNFEQLEDIISKMQSDRITLEQSFELYNKGLSLVQDCNNQIEKIEKQIKIIEEGNINE from the coding sequence ATGGAGAATAATACTGAAAATAATGTTACAGGTATTATAGAAGAAAATAATACGGAAAATAATATGAATAATACAGAAAATGTCGGCATAGAAGATAATTTTGAACAGCTTGAAGATATAATTTCAAAAATGCAGTCAGACAGAATAACATTAGAACAGTCATTTGAATTATATAATAAAGGGCTTAGTTTGGTACAGGATTGTAACAACCAGATTGAAAAAATAGAAAAGCAGATTAAAATTATTGAAGAGGGAAATATAAATGAATAA
- a CDS encoding polyprenyl synthetase family protein has protein sequence MNNFDTELKERTAYVEKIVYDYCPKEEGLQKIIIEAMNYSLKAGGKRLRPMLVLETLRLFGGDEKEAYPFMAAMEMIHTYSLVHDDLPAMDNDMYRRGKKTTHAVYGEDIGILAGDGLLNMAYETMSMAILKSKYPQRAALAMNILAYKAGIYGMIGGQTVDVINENKEKDIDTINFIHKLKTAALIEGAMMVGAILAGVDEQAVETVEEIATNVGIAFQIQDDILDVTGTLEELGKPVLSDEKNNKTTYVTLKGIDESKRLVEDYSEKAVNLLESLGEDSEFLKNLIIKLINRVK, from the coding sequence ATGAATAATTTTGATACAGAATTAAAGGAAAGAACGGCATACGTTGAAAAGATTGTATACGATTATTGTCCTAAGGAAGAAGGACTGCAGAAGATTATAATTGAAGCAATGAATTACAGTCTTAAGGCAGGTGGAAAAAGATTAAGACCAATGCTTGTTTTGGAAACATTAAGATTGTTTGGCGGAGATGAAAAAGAGGCATATCCGTTTATGGCAGCAATGGAAATGATTCATACATATTCATTAGTACATGATGATTTGCCGGCAATGGATAATGATATGTATAGAAGAGGCAAGAAGACTACACACGCCGTATATGGCGAAGATATAGGGATTCTTGCAGGGGATGGACTTCTTAATATGGCATACGAAACTATGAGTATGGCAATACTAAAGAGTAAATATCCTCAAAGAGCAGCACTTGCCATGAATATTCTTGCTTACAAGGCAGGAATCTACGGAATGATTGGCGGTCAGACTGTTGATGTAATAAACGAAAATAAAGAAAAAGACATAGATACAATTAATTTTATTCACAAGCTTAAGACAGCAGCATTAATCGAGGGGGCAATGATGGTTGGAGCCATTCTGGCAGGAGTAGATGAGCAGGCTGTTGAAACAGTGGAGGAAATAGCAACTAATGTAGGTATAGCATTCCAAATTCAGGATGATATTCTTGATGTAACAGGAACATTGGAAGAACTTGGAAAGCCGGTTCTTAGTGATGAAAAGAACAATAAGACTACATATGTTACTTTAAAAGGAATAGATGAATCAAAAAGGCTAGTTGAAGATTACTCAGAAAAGGCGGTTAATTTACTTGAAAGTCTTGGGGAAGATAGTGAATTCCTTAAAAATTTAATTATAAAATTAATTAACAGAGTGAAATAA
- the dxs gene encoding 1-deoxy-D-xylulose-5-phosphate synthase: MSELLEKINKPNDIKNIDKKDYPKLAEEIREFLIDSVSKTGGHLASNLGTVDLTIALHAVLDFPKDKIVWDVGHQAYTHKILTGRKDEFESLRQLNGLSGFPKRHESLCDSFDTGHSSTSISAALGMATAAELNETDEKIVAVIGDGALSGGMALEAINNAADLKRNMLIIINDNKMSISKNVGGMSNYLNKLRASEQYNDFKSDVETSLSRIPKFGSSLVKSVKRTKDHIKNLFISQGLFEDLGITSIGPVDGHNIPEMIDIFKEALKINRPIIICVRTKKGKGYEPAENNPSKYHGVNPFDISTGLETVTNGMMSYTDVFSKTLVKMAKTNDRILAITAAMPDGTGLSRFQKEFPDRFFDVGIAEEHAVTFAAGLAVSGYKPVVSIYSSFYQRAYDQILHDVCIQKLPVTLIFDRAGLVGSDGETHQGIFDMSFLSAMPNMTIIAPSGIKELKEAMKFAEHFDGPIAIRFARGVAFPEIKEDINLQYGKGQILKEGSKDGNNAGGNVAIIAVGSMVEETYKAIDMLEKENVHPAFVNPVFIKPMDTELIKRVAENHKHIIVVEEGIKKGGFGESVETFILESGIDADVQVMAIDDRFVEQGNVALLREEIGISYKNIYEKVMELTR; encoded by the coding sequence ATGAGTGAACTTTTAGAAAAAATTAATAAACCAAATGATATTAAAAATATAGATAAAAAAGATTATCCAAAACTTGCAGAAGAAATAAGAGAGTTTCTTATTGATTCAGTAAGTAAGACAGGGGGACATCTTGCTTCTAACTTAGGTACTGTTGATTTAACAATAGCTTTGCATGCAGTGCTTGATTTCCCTAAGGATAAGATTGTATGGGATGTTGGACATCAGGCATATACACATAAGATTTTAACAGGTCGTAAGGACGAGTTTGAATCTTTGCGACAGTTAAACGGATTAAGTGGTTTTCCGAAAAGACATGAAAGTCTATGTGACAGCTTTGATACAGGTCATAGTTCAACATCCATTTCTGCTGCCCTTGGTATGGCAACTGCAGCTGAACTAAATGAAACAGATGAAAAGATAGTTGCAGTAATAGGCGACGGAGCTTTAAGCGGTGGTATGGCATTAGAAGCAATTAACAATGCGGCAGATTTAAAACGAAACATGCTTATTATTATAAATGACAATAAAATGTCAATATCAAAGAATGTTGGTGGTATGTCTAATTATCTTAATAAGTTAAGAGCAAGTGAACAATACAATGACTTTAAAAGTGATGTAGAAACATCACTTAGCAGAATCCCCAAATTTGGTTCAAGCCTTGTAAAAAGTGTAAAAAGAACAAAGGACCATATTAAGAATCTGTTTATTAGTCAGGGATTGTTTGAAGATTTGGGAATAACATCTATTGGGCCTGTTGACGGCCATAATATTCCTGAAATGATAGATATTTTTAAAGAGGCATTAAAGATTAACAGACCGATTATTATTTGTGTAAGAACAAAGAAGGGCAAGGGTTATGAACCTGCAGAGAATAATCCTTCTAAGTATCACGGAGTTAATCCTTTTGACATAAGTACAGGCCTTGAAACAGTAACTAACGGAATGATGTCATATACAGATGTTTTCTCAAAAACATTGGTTAAAATGGCAAAGACAAATGACAGAATTCTTGCAATAACAGCGGCAATGCCTGATGGAACAGGATTATCAAGATTCCAGAAAGAATTCCCTGACAGATTTTTCGATGTGGGAATAGCAGAAGAACACGCAGTAACTTTTGCAGCAGGACTTGCAGTATCCGGATACAAGCCTGTGGTGTCAATATATTCATCGTTCTATCAGAGAGCATATGATCAGATTTTACACGATGTATGTATACAGAAACTTCCGGTAACATTGATTTTTGACAGGGCAGGTCTGGTTGGTAGTGACGGCGAAACCCATCAGGGCATTTTTGATATGTCATTTCTGTCAGCAATGCCTAATATGACAATAATTGCACCGTCAGGAATTAAAGAATTAAAAGAGGCAATGAAGTTTGCTGAACATTTTGACGGGCCAATAGCAATCAGATTTGCAAGAGGTGTTGCTTTTCCTGAAATTAAGGAAGACATTAATTTGCAGTATGGAAAAGGTCAGATATTAAAAGAAGGCAGTAAAGATGGCAACAATGCAGGTGGTAATGTGGCAATTATAGCTGTAGGCTCAATGGTTGAGGAAACCTATAAGGCAATAGATATGCTTGAGAAAGAGAATGTACATCCTGCATTTGTCAATCCTGTTTTTATTAAACCTATGGATACTGAACTTATTAAAAGGGTTGCTGAAAATCACAAACATATAATTGTTGTGGAAGAAGGAATTAAAAAAGGCGGTTTTGGAGAAAGCGTTGAAACTTTCATATTGGAAAGTGGAATTGATGCAGATGTTCAGGTTATGGCAATTGATGACAGGTTTGTGGAACAGGGTAACGTGGCTTTGCTTAGGGAAGAAATAGGAATAAGCTATAAAAATATATACGAAAAGGTAATGGAACTGACAAGATGA
- a CDS encoding TlyA family RNA methyltransferase, whose translation MKERLDVLLVKRGLAPSREKAKAIIMSGIVFVDNEREDKAGTTFDEKVNIEVRGKTLKYVSRGGLKLEKAMDVFGVKIEGKTCMDVGASTGGFTDCMLQNGAVKVYSVDVGHGQLAWKLVQDDRVICMDRTNIRYVTPDQIDDVLDFASIDVSFISLTKVLLPVKNLLKENGQIVCLIKPQFEAGRENVGKKGVVRDKKVHVQVIEKVIEYAMSIGFKILNLDYSPVKGPEGNIEYLLYLQNNGEEPVVDEICVDPVKVVEDSHVTLDKKKQENS comes from the coding sequence ATGAAAGAAAGATTAGATGTTTTATTAGTAAAAAGAGGTTTGGCTCCTTCAAGAGAGAAAGCCAAGGCCATAATAATGAGTGGTATAGTTTTCGTTGATAATGAACGCGAGGATAAGGCGGGAACAACTTTCGACGAAAAAGTAAATATTGAAGTTAGAGGAAAGACACTGAAATACGTTAGCCGTGGTGGCTTAAAATTAGAGAAAGCCATGGATGTTTTCGGAGTGAAGATAGAAGGAAAAACATGCATGGATGTTGGAGCTTCAACAGGTGGTTTTACTGACTGTATGTTACAGAATGGTGCGGTAAAAGTTTATTCTGTTGATGTGGGTCATGGTCAGCTTGCTTGGAAACTTGTACAGGATGACAGAGTAATCTGTATGGATAGAACTAATATTAGATATGTAACACCTGACCAAATTGATGATGTACTTGATTTTGCTTCAATTGATGTTTCATTTATATCATTAACTAAGGTTTTATTACCTGTTAAGAATCTTTTAAAAGAAAATGGTCAGATAGTATGTCTTATTAAGCCACAGTTTGAAGCAGGAAGAGAGAATGTAGGTAAAAAAGGTGTTGTAAGAGATAAGAAGGTTCACGTTCAGGTTATTGAAAAAGTAATAGAATATGCAATGTCCATAGGATTTAAGATTTTAAATCTTGACTATTCACCTGTTAAGGGACCGGAGGGCAATATTGAATATTTATTATATTTGCAGAACAATGGTGAAGAACCGGTTGTAGATGAGATATGTGTTGACCCTGTTAAAGTTGTTGAAGATTCACATGTAACACTTGATAAAAAGAAGCAGGAAAACAGTTAG